A genomic segment from Aegilops tauschii subsp. strangulata cultivar AL8/78 chromosome 1, Aet v6.0, whole genome shotgun sequence encodes:
- the LOC109772400 gene encoding uncharacterized protein, whose product MPRSRIPQSRRRSVAVVDVSLPVGPVLPPPPHTSGRRADQTTRSTRIPTMAGHAQASTTPLLCLPLCLLVLLSSAQRATGMYLDAGGNHETFSGGTVPESFSVRSRNSSNSSGAGAAFCRLLSLQILDLSNNQLTGELPDCWWNLQALQFMDLSNNSFSGQIPAAEASHNCSLESLHLAGNDFTGTFPRVLDHCDSLTTLDIGNNKFFGAIPPWIGTRVPSLRILSLRSNNFTGEIPSKLSRLSKLQLLDLANNRLTGPIPVAFGNMASMRHPEIVSSQASALDGSNYQDRIDIIWKGQELIFQRTIRLLTGIDLSGNMLSRCIPEELTRLEGLRFLNLSRNHLSCGIPKDIGSLRNLESLDLSCNELYGNIPQSISILSGLSTFNISNNHLSGKIPTGSQMQTLTDPSIYRNNSGLCGFPLEDCPNTSPASDEKTGEGEDQWLYYCVTAGVVFGFWLWFGLLFSVETWRCALLFSVDGMQSKIMQKVSHIDQFISKSSNDQYM is encoded by the coding sequence ATGCCGCGCTCCAGAATTCCACAGAGTCGGCGTCGCTCGGTCGCTGTCGTCGACGTTTCGCTGCCGGTCGGCCCGGTCCTGCCACCGCCACCACATACAAGTGGGCGTCGTGCAGACCAAACAACTCGCTCCACTCGAATTCCAACCATGGCAGGGCACGCCCAAGCTTCAACAACACCTCTGCTGTGCCTCCCCCTCTGCCTCCTAGTACTGCTATCCTCTGCCCAACGGGCAACGGGCATGTACCTCGACGCCGGCGGAAACCACGAGACCTTCTCCGGCGGCACCGTGCCTGAGAGCTTCAGCGTACGGAGCCGCAACTCCTCCAACAGCTCCGGCGCCGGCGCGGCCTTCTGCAGGCTCCTCTCCCTCCAGATCCTCGACCTGTCCAACAACCAGCTCACGGGCGAGCTCCCCGACTGCTGGTGGAATCTGCAGGCGCTGCAGTTCATGGACCTCTCCAACAACTCCTTCTCGGGTCAAATCCCCGCTGCCGAGGCAAGTCACAACTGCTCCCTCGAGTCGCTCCATCTCGCCGGCAATGACTTCACCGGCACCTTCCCGCGGGTCTTGGATCATTGCGATTCGCTGACCACCCTCGACATCGGGAATAATAAGTTCTTCGGCGCCATCCCTCCATGGATAGGGACCCGTGTTCCATCGTTGAGAATCCTTAGCCTTAGATCAAACAATTTCACAGGAGAAATCCCTTCGAAGTTGTCGCGGCTTTCTAAACTCCAGCTGCTCGACCTTGCCAACAACAGACTGACAGGACCAATCCCTGTAGCATTCGGCAACATGGCCTCCATGAGGCATCCAGAAATTGTGTCGAGTCAGGCATCAGCGCTGGATGGGTCGAATTATCAGGATAGAATCGATATAATCTGGAAGGGCCAGGAGCTCATCTTCCAAAGAACGATCCGGTTATTAACCGGCATCGATCTGTCAGGCAATATGTTGTCTCGGTGCATCCCTGAAGAGTTAACTAGGCTGGAAGGCCTCCGATTTCTAAACCTGTCAAGAAACCATCTGTCATGCGGCATCCCTAAAGATATTGGTAGTTTGAGGAATCTCGAGTCTCTTGATCTATCATGTAATGAGCTTTATGGAAACATTCCACAGAGCATCTCGATCTTGTCCGGGCTCAGCACATTCAACATCTCGAACAATCATTTGTCAGGCAAGATACCTACTGGGAGCCAGATGCAGACGTTGACCGACCCTTCGATTTACCGGAACAATTCCGGCCTTTGCGGATTTCCTCTAGAGGATTGTCCAAATACTTCGCCTGCTTCGGATGAGAaaaccggtgaaggggaggaccAGTGGCTGTACTACTGTGTGACTGCTGGGGTTGTTTTTGGGTTTTGGCTATGGTTTGGACTGCTCTTTTCAGTTGAGACCTGGAGATGTGCTCTTCTCTTCTCTGTCGATGGCATGCAATCCAAGATTATGCAGAAGGTGTCGCATATTGACCAGTTTATTTCAAAAAGTAGTAATGATCAATATATGTAA